The Oryza glaberrima chromosome 5, OglaRS2, whole genome shotgun sequence DNA segment ATGGACAATCAAGGCAAGGGTGACAGCAAAGTCTGATATCAGGCATTGGAGCAATGCCAGGAGTTCAGGAACAGTTTTCTCGTTTGATCTTCTTGATGCACAAGGTGGAGAAATTCGTGCACAATGCTGGAAAGAATCGGCTGATAAGTTTTTTGGCCAAATTGAGGTTGGTAGGGTGTATTTGATATCTAGAGGATCACTGAAGCCCGCCCAGAAGAAGTATAACACTTTGAACCATGATTATGAAATAACTCTGGATATCGGGTTATCAACTGTCGAGGTTTGCTCTGATGATGATAACAGCATCCCCAGGCTGCAGTACAATTTTCGGCAGATCAGCGAACTAGAGAATATGGCTAACGAGACCATTGTTGATTTACTTGGTGTTGTTACATCAGTTAGCCCTTCTGCAACAATAATGAGGAAGATCGGCACTGAAACCCGGAAAAGGTCTATTCAACTGAAGGACTTGTCTGGCCGGAGCATTGAAGTAACATTATGGGGAAACTTCTGTGATGCTGAGGGTCAGCAGTTGCAGTTGCAGTGTGATTCTGGTTCGAACCCTATAATTGCTTTTAAAGGTGCCCGTGTGGGTGATTTTAATGGCAAATCAGTGAGCACAATTGGTTCAACCCAGTTGATTATAAATCCAGACTTTCCTGAGGTGGAAAGGCTGAGGCAGTGGTACATGACAGAAGGAAAAACTGCTCCTTGCATTTCTTTATCTCGAGAAATGCTTAATATGGGCCGGACTGATGCCCGCAAAACAATTGCACAGATCAAGGATGAAAATTTGGGACGATTAGAGAAGCCAGACTGGATCACTGTTAAGGCTGCAATCTCCCATGTGACTACTGAGAGTTTTTGTTATCCAGCTTGCCCAAAGCTCTTGCCTGTCGGGAGGCAGTGTAATAAAAAGGCAATAAATAATGGTGACGGAATGTGGCATTGTGACCGATGTGATGAGAGTTTTCAAAATCCTGCATATAGGTACATGCTTAGGTTCCAGATCCAAGACCACACTGGTAGTACATATGCTAGTGCGTTCGATGAGGCAGGTGAGCAGATTTTTGGTCGCAAGGCAGAAGAACTTTTCTCGATAAGAAATGTCGACCAAGATGATGCACAATTTGCAGAGATCATAGAAGGGGTCCGGTGGCATCTATATCTATTCAAACTGAAGGTCAAGGAAGAAACCTACAATGATGAGCAAAGCTTGAAATGCACCGCTGTCAAGGTTGAAAAACTGGACCCATCAAAAGAGAGCAACGTCCTACTTGGAGCGATTGACAACCTTTTACTGGACCCAAAGGGGCAAAGTGATCTTGCCCCTAATGCTGGTTTCACCGATCCGGTAGGCGGTCACGGTGCGCCTACATCTAGCAATGCCTATGCCATGAATACTGGTGGCGTGAATCAGTTTGGGCAGCAAGCGAGTATAAGCGCCGGGATGTCTACTCCACTAGCAGCGACACGAAACTTGCAGACATGCAGCATTTGTGGAGCAAATGGGCACAGCGCCCAGAACTGCCATGTGGGTGCAGATATGGATATGCAGGAAACATCAGCCGGTGGAAGCTCCATGGGTAACTACAACTCCATCGCTGGCAACGGCAGCTCGGAGTGTTACAAATGTAAACAGCCCGGGCACTATGCTAGAGACTGTCCAGGGCAGTCCACTGGTGGCTTGGAGTGTTTCAAATGTAAACAGCCTGGGCACTTTTCTAGAGACTGTCCAGTGCAGTCTACTGGTGGCTCGGAGTGTTTCAAATGTAAACAGCCTGGGCACTTCGCTAGAGATTGTCCAGGGCAGTCTACTGGCGCCCAGCACCAGACATATGGGAATAATGTTGCAGCATCAAGGGGTTACAATAGGCAATCCTTTGTTGGTGGCTACTGAAGTATTTTGCAAGggaaggagcagcagcagcagcatcttgATTTTGTTCATCTTGGATGGCATCGGTGTGTATCGTGTATAGTTGTTAAACCTGCCTTATGTTTATGCCTTTATTACCTCCAATGTCCACTGGGCAGGGAACCTTGTGATCTGGACTTTGTATCGCTACCTTAAAAAGTATATTGTCCTTGTCTGCAATCTTGTAAATTTCAATGCCTGCTTACTGCTTGATCGGCAACTATTTATAGTTCGCCTAAAGTGCTCGCTCTGTAATAATATTTGGGCTTTGCTAGTGTGCTTTTCCCCCCTTTTGGCTGGGAATCTAGATAATCAGATAATGGCAATTGATCTGCTTGGTTCATGCATTTCCCAAGTACTGGATTGTATCATATGAGACTGAAAATTTTCATGACCTGGAGATATTTTcattataaattttagaggaaaaaaaaatacatagccTTGTGTCACAGCAAGGTTTTCTTCTGTAGTGCTACCTCTTTCCAAATGTTTGTTTTGAGCTAACTAACGCAAGTGCTTTTGCGGTCAGTGGCATTGCATTGTCAAATGTGGAAGTCATGTTTATCCTCTCTGCAGAGTGTTGCTTGTCTGATGATTCTATAATTTTGTTTTAGCGCCTGGACCTTCTATATCTGGCACTGGCATGATTTACGGGTATGGCTGCATAATCTGGAGAGAGATTTGCATTATAAAGATGAGAGGAAGAAATGCGTACACTTGTGTTACAGCATGGTTTGTGTTTTTATGGCCAGTTGCATTGCATTGTCAAATGTTAGTAGTAGTATGATGcttttatatgtttttctttggcAATCTAATTTCGCCTATGCCTTGGTTCCGGGTTCTGAGTTCTGACAAGTGACAACTCTCGAACTCATTAAGCACAAGCCTGTTTCACCCTTACAACAATTCGGAAGAATATAGATGGGTTTTAAACATTTGATAATATTTGCTCCCCACTCAGATTTGGTTACTCGAAATTGTACAAGACCTGACATTCGTCATCTGGACACTCTAGTAGATAAACGTGCTGGCTGATGCTAGATAAACAGATGTAAAGATGATCACTTCACcatcaaccgtaaaaccggacgAAGATCACCAAAAATTGATACTTTGGAGCAACGATAGGCAGCTTCGATTCAGATAGCACAATACTTAAAAGACCACATACTAGCATCGAATTAATACATCTCCCCTCCAAATGAGGCTCCAAAAACTATCCATTGTTTGATACAGCAAGCAATAGGATGTGAGAAACTGAGATTGGCATTTGTATTTCACTACTCTCATCTGATGAGACATGACTAGGCTGTAACTGAAGCTGAATCTAAAGAGGAAGATTAGTGTGGGATTGCAGACAAAACTACTACTACTTCCTTCCTGCActgcaagaagaagaaatctGTATTCAGTCTGTGTTGAACCCCATTAAAGCACACACAGCAGCTTCGATTCAGACAGCAAAAGAAACATTCTGATAGATAGCATCAAATTGATACTAGTATTTCGTTTGTGTCAAAAAAACTCTCGATATGTCGTAATCAAAGCTCGAAAATCCCATTTGTTTGatacagcagcaacagcaagaaAGGAACCCCTACTCCGATCCAGCCACTGAAACAGTACTAATGAATCCGGATTCGCGCATTCATCCTATCTGATGTGATGAAAAGAAGCTAGAGTATAAGAATCTAATCTGGGAGAAGGTTGAGGTCAGTCGTCGAAGGCGGATGAGGGGTCGGCGAGGTGGGCgaagcgggcggcggaggcggaggagaggaggaggaacttgCGGACGCAGGACCTGACGCAGTCCTCCTCCTTCTTGCCGAGGGTTCGCCGGTAGAAGGTGGTGACGCAGTCGGAGAAGCACCGGTGCGACACCCAGTTGTACAGCCGTATCCTGCGTGCACAAAAATCCATCCATCGCTACTCCACTCTCTCtgcgaggaggaagggaaggaaaGTAAGAGATTAAACGTACGCGTCTCGGGTCTGGAGCTTGTCGGCGACGGCCTCCATGCGCGccttgtcctcctcctcctccccgccgccggcggccatggcggcggcggcgtccatgcTCTTCTTCAGTAGCagcacaagaagaagaagaaggagaaggagaaggagaagcgtAGCCCAAGTCCTAAGGCCCTTTAGTATAGTTGAAGTGGTGAGATGGGCCGTGATGGGCCTTCGGTAATTGAGCCCATGGGCTCAACCCCGAAAATGCCAGTGGGCTAGGTGAGGTAAACCGTGCACGTGACGCTTtcagtttcttttcttttctttccttattATTAtcatcaaaaaaagaaaagaaaaagagaaaaaaaggtatGGAAGATACTGTATAGTATACGCTAGCAGCATAAGCTCCGTCCGTATAATTATTTCTTGTACGCATATGATGTACAGTATGTATTTTACGAGCTGTATACTACCATTGCGTTGGATTTATGCTGGAGCTATTTGCCTATGTAGGGGAGTATTCTAGAAGGATGCTTGTGCGCCGTCCATTGCCTGCAGAAACGGACGGCGCGGGTGGGTGGGCCCCACAGGGCGGTGACTGACGCGTGGGCCACCACATTGGGATttggctttgctttgctttgctttcgTGCCTTGTCAGCCACTGCCCCCggccccttcttcttcttcttcttcttcttctccctcaccatcaccaacaagagagaggaggagtggaTTCATCGATCGAGAAGTCGAGGTAGTACATacattggattggattggaggAGGAGAATGCCTCGCGGTGGGTTCTCGGGGTCGATAAGCTCGCCCAGGATCGACGTCGCCATCGACATGGGGAACCCCTTCCTCAACCGCACCGTCGACGGCTTCCTCAAGATCGGCGCCGTAAGTAACCATCTTAATCTATCCcattccccctctctcctcttaaTCACAAACTCCTAATCCTCCTAAATGcatttcttgttttgttttgcaggTCGGGGCGTGCAAGGTCGCCGCCGAGGACACATTCGACTGCCTCCACAGAGGTGAGATATCGTCAGTCTTTCTACCCTTTCACCTCCTCTCCTTTCTTCCCCAACTCCGCCCTATCTTGCACAGTTGCATTATACTTCACTATAcaaagtttctttctttttttttttttcacctttggGGCTAGGGCTGCCTGAGCCTCacaccaccaaaataaattaaattgcaCGCATCCCAAAGTGGAGTACTCTGGTGGAGTGGAGATTGGGAAATTGAAAGTGGCTTCCAATCTTTGGGTCAAAGGATTATATAATCGAATGAAGGCAACATATCTATGGCCAACTAGTCATGGCTTGTCGATTTATCCTCACCACCAGAGTACAATCTGTATCCATTCATTCACTTCACTGTCGGCTGAAAGgcatattccttttttttttcttttttgggttgATGGAGCTTGGCTCACTTGATATTGACAAATCAAATTCAGTTTGTCGATAACAAACAATTTAATAATTCTATTTTATCCAAGGCTCACTTGATGGAGCAAGGCTTTTCTTCTGTATCGGCATGGTACCTGCCTGgcactatatagtatatactgcAAAAATATAGCACTAGCATGATGAATACATGACAATAAAATGGGAGTATTTCCATATATACAATAAAATGTGACTGTGTCCTGTTTCTATATACATGTACACAGTGTAACATAAATTCATTCTGTTTCCTTTCCAGGGGATGTTTCAAAGCACAAGCTTGAGCATATGGTCAGTATTTCCATGGACTTCCTTATCTATAAAATTTTCATGGAGTCTATTCAACATGGTTTTAAGACCTGAACCCATGTTTTCAATTGATGAGTATTTTATACATGCAGCACACACATCTTTGCACCTATCTGAAAGTGAATCCAGTACAAATCCAAAATTAGTGCACCACAATTTCCTGaatattttgaataaatttatataGGGATGCCCTTGAATTACCCCACAAAATGGATAAAAGGCGCTATGCAAATCAGGATTTCTATCTTAGTATCAATCCAACATGTTGACATGTTTTCATCTTAAGAAATTCGATATGCAAAACCTAAGGTGGAATTGAACTATCACCCTGCACCTCCATAGCGTAGTTGCACTGTAACTGTGGAATTCTTCTTAAAATGTAGTTGTTTCTTTAGTATTAAGGTTCCATCTATGGTTCACTAATATCCTATGATGAATGCTTTTGCAGCTGAAGAAAATGTGCAAGGAGGGTGCCTATTGGGGTACATTTTTGTTGACTTGCAAATGGATGAATGAATTGGCATATATgcatttattcatttttttttcttatgtcaCCTTTTTGCCGGGTCGTTTTCTTATGTTACCTGAGAAACCATTTTTCTCTGACAATATGCAGGTACTGTTGCTGGGGTGTATGTGGGCATGGAGTACGGAGTGGAGAGGATTCGTGGTCACCATGACtgggtactccctccatttcttt contains these protein-coding regions:
- the LOC127773348 gene encoding replication protein A 70 kDa DNA-binding subunit C, producing MAAAAELSRGAVAAMSRMEQGLRPVLQVTDVRPAAGRYLVALFDGTKSGQGVLVASMAHLVRARAIRAGTIIRVLDYLCIDTRVIIVEQLEILQINCALIGTSNTHGRPLSLTPIAALSPYKCKWTIKARVTAKSGLQHLSNDRGEAKFFDFDLLDEQGGEMLAKCFSSAAEKFYGLIEVDKVYLISRGLVKPAQEPFNSDYELALDASASVEVCSSDVIGSQKPSPEFEIESPPTSLSLSRKLLEGSEAAAAEAAGTTMEPQLTPGAVQAIAEHPDGTGTIQPVLQVVDVRPVTTKNAPPTPKPAERFRMMLSDGVNTQQSMLATALNPLVKDATLRPGTVVQLTDFMCNTIQGKRIIIVVKLDVLQNDCIVIGNPKHYEPKSLTKEQDPNLQASVAQTNNGTYSGGASMLGPSVAPRAEQAASNSSYGGPYNSAQGMLGSSIGRTVEPGPANVSAVGSYGAISAQNTTNANMMQPTSQLNIMNANTMQPTSQLNTMNANTMQPTSQLSSLNPNQNQRFAAPASGGVFGPPGNVYGQPSRPSYQQPPPVYMNRGPASRNDSATRIIPITALNPYQPKWTIKARVTAKSDIRHWSNARSSGTVFSFDLLDAQGGEIRAQCWKESADKFFGQIEVGRVYLISRGSLKPAQKKYNTLNHDYEITLDIGLSTVEVCSDDDNSIPRLQYNFRQISELENMANETIVDLLGVVTSVSPSATIMRKIGTETRKRSIQLKDLSGRSIEVTLWGNFCDAEGQQLQLQCDSGSNPIIAFKGARVGDFNGKSVSTIGSTQLIINPDFPEVERLRQWYMTEGKTAPCISLSREMLNMGRTDARKTIAQIKDENLGRLEKPDWITVKAAISHVTTESFCYPACPKLLPVGRQCNKKAINNGDGMWHCDRCDESFQNPAYRYMLRFQIQDHTGSTYASAFDEAGEQIFGRKAEELFSIRNVDQDDAQFAEIIEGVRWHLYLFKLKVKEETYNDEQSLKCTAVKVEKLDPSKESNVLLGAIDNLLLDPKGQSDLAPNAGFTDPVGGHGAPTSSNAYAMNTGGVNQFGQQASISAGMSTPLAATRNLQTCSICGANGHSAQNCHVGADMDMQETSAGGSSMGNYNSIAGNGSSECYKCKQPGHYARDCPGQSTGGLECFKCKQPGHFSRDCPVQSTGGSECFKCKQPGHFARDCPGQSTGAQHQTYGNNVAASRGYNRQSFVGGY
- the LOC127773625 gene encoding mitochondrial import inner membrane translocase subunit Tim9-like — encoded protein: MDAAAAMAAGGGEEEEDKARMEAVADKLQTRDAIRLYNWVSHRCFSDCVTTFYRRTLGKKEEDCVRSCVRKFLLLSSASAARFAHLADPSSAFDD
- the LOC127772697 gene encoding outer envelope pore protein 16, chloroplastic, whose protein sequence is MPRGGFSGSISSPRIDVAIDMGNPFLNRTVDGFLKIGAVGACKVAAEDTFDCLHRGDVSKHKLEHMLKKMCKEGAYWGTVAGVYVGMEYGVERIRGHHDWKNAMIGGALSGALISAASNNHKDKIIKDAITGGAVATAVEFINYLT